The following coding sequences are from one Methanobrevibacter sp. window:
- a CDS encoding HEAT repeat domain-containing protein, with product MSNLNFQDAINNLSNDDVKVRKEAIESLVGITDEDAIEPLIKATTDDNAQVRFKAAEILGSMGDVAVDKLIEEFKTSQGKDKRFLAFALKETEDKKVIPYFVESTEDEDFGVRKVAVRALGELQAEEELDSISKCLEDEDWGVRLAAIQALGDLATDDAIKLIKDARKAEEDKDFKKSCNKALKKAKNRQEAKASGKSIVKVIPMSTIKEMEKTNVQKAIKEYERYVEAKQAKDAPYKRLCVLYRKANDYDNEVRVIETAIEVFAGNDKKLSYFEKRLAKLK from the coding sequence ATGTCAAATTTAAATTTTCAAGATGCTATTAACAATTTATCAAATGATGATGTTAAAGTCAGAAAAGAAGCTATTGAATCATTGGTAGGCATTACTGATGAAGATGCTATTGAACCGTTAATAAAAGCTACAACTGATGATAATGCTCAGGTAAGATTTAAAGCAGCGGAGATCCTTGGAAGTATGGGGGATGTTGCTGTTGATAAATTAATTGAAGAATTTAAAACATCACAGGGTAAAGATAAACGTTTTCTTGCTTTTGCACTCAAAGAAACTGAAGATAAAAAAGTCATTCCCTATTTTGTTGAATCAACAGAAGATGAAGATTTTGGTGTAAGAAAAGTTGCAGTGCGTGCATTGGGTGAACTTCAAGCAGAAGAAGAATTGGATTCAATTTCAAAATGTCTGGAAGATGAAGATTGGGGAGTTAGACTTGCAGCTATTCAGGCATTAGGTGATTTGGCCACTGATGATGCAATTAAACTAATCAAAGATGCAAGAAAAGCTGAAGAGGATAAGGACTTTAAGAAGTCATGTAATAAAGCTTTAAAGAAAGCTAAAAATAGACAGGAAGCAAAGGCATCTGGTAAAAGCATTGTTAAAGTAATTCCTATGAGCACCATTAAAGAAATGGAAAAAACAAATGTTCAAAAGGCTATAAAGGAATATGAACGTTATGTTGAAGCTAAACAGGCTAAGGATGCTCCATATAAAAGATTATGTGTTTTATACAGAAAAGCTAATGACTATGACAATGAAGTAAGGGTCATAGAAACTGCAATCGAAGTATTTGCAGGTAATGACAAGAAATTATCCTACTTCGAGAAAAGGCTGGCTAAGTTAAAATAG
- a CDS encoding metallophosphoesterase, with protein MKKMLIGLISDTHIPDRAKVLPQKVIEAFSNVDLILHAGDLTSPRVIEELEEIAPVMAVQGNMDRVNGIDLPKAKVIEAEGLKIGIIHGEVYPRADSDQLLYLAKELDVNILVSGHSHQPKIEQKDGVLLLNPGSPIVPRLADRTVMILEINNREVDVEIVKIGAPVCSALDFDQYKRD; from the coding sequence ATGAAAAAAATGTTAATTGGTTTAATTTCAGACACCCACATACCAGATAGAGCAAAAGTATTGCCTCAAAAAGTAATTGAAGCTTTCAGTAATGTAGACTTGATATTACATGCTGGAGATTTAACTTCACCAAGAGTTATTGAAGAGCTGGAAGAAATTGCTCCAGTCATGGCAGTTCAGGGAAATATGGACAGAGTCAATGGAATTGACTTGCCAAAAGCCAAAGTAATAGAAGCAGAAGGCTTAAAAATTGGAATCATACATGGAGAAGTCTATCCAAGAGCAGACAGTGACCAATTATTGTATCTGGCTAAAGAATTGGATGTGAACATTTTAGTTTCAGGCCACTCACACCAGCCAAAAATAGAACAGAAAGACGGAGTTTTACTTTTAAATCCAGGAAGCCCTATTGTTCCAAGACTTGCAGACAGAACAGTAATGATACTTGAAATCAACAACAGGGAAGTTGATGTGGAGATTGTAAAGATTGGCGCACCGGTATGTAGCGCACTTGATTTTGACCAATACAAGAGGGATTAA
- a CDS encoding PsbP-related protein has protein sequence MKKCPECGNPSYDGAPVCGNCGYKFPKPKVVAPKREDIFKQEPKEPKVEKKSSDDEDTISIIKDNKMVIGAILIITLIVICGIFLMGSNNQTSNNSNPVIQSNNNDLLEYSANDFAFKYPSNWKEINGSDAEHPGAIFFQDENNVTIEYYNISNDAKSLKDITQDRINYAQTQGAYVELVETITLDGRNSSNILLENADGDYTRYVSMFSDGELYVFKITGDSENSVTSEAIESTISSADIA, from the coding sequence GTGAAAAAATGTCCTGAATGTGGAAATCCTAGTTATGATGGTGCTCCTGTTTGTGGAAATTGTGGTTATAAATTTCCAAAACCAAAAGTTGTAGCTCCTAAACGTGAAGATATTTTCAAACAGGAACCAAAAGAACCTAAAGTTGAAAAAAAATCTTCAGATGACGAGGATACAATTAGTATTATTAAAGATAACAAAATGGTTATCGGTGCAATCTTGATTATAACTTTAATTGTTATTTGCGGAATCTTTTTGATGGGATCAAATAATCAAACTAGCAATAACTCTAATCCGGTAATTCAAAGCAATAATAATGATTTACTTGAATACAGCGCTAATGATTTTGCATTTAAATATCCAAGCAATTGGAAAGAAATAAATGGAAGTGATGCAGAACATCCTGGAGCAATATTCTTCCAAGATGAAAATAATGTTACAATTGAATATTATAACATTTCAAATGATGCCAAATCATTAAAAGACATCACTCAAGACAGAATCAACTATGCACAAACACAAGGTGCTTATGTTGAACTTGTAGAAACAATCACATTAGATGGTAGAAACTCATCAAACATCCTCTTGGAAAATGCTGATGGAGATTATACCAGATATGTTTCAATGTTTAGTGACGGCGAATTATATGTCTTTAAGATAACTGGAGATTCTGAAAATTCCGTTACTTCTGAAGCTATTGAAAGCACTATAAGTTCTGCAGATATTGCATAA
- a CDS encoding SDR family NAD(P)-dependent oxidoreductase, whose product MNDLFNLQGQVAVVSGASSGIGVDMAKAYARYGADIVVTGRRVERLEKVVEEIKEIGVDCIGVACDVTDTESVENCVKEIMDHYGRIDILHNNAGYGATKEAELLTDEEWNMTVDVDLTGTFKMSRAVAREAMIPQKYGRIINTASMFGLVGTMATPTSPYAAAKGGVVNLTRQLAAEWAKYNITVNAICPGTFPTELTRETIDNDEYKAYTKTVVPVGRSGVDGELDSTVVYLASPKSSYVTGQAIAVDGGYTCI is encoded by the coding sequence ATGAATGATTTATTTAATTTACAAGGACAAGTCGCTGTAGTAAGCGGAGCTTCCTCCGGTATCGGAGTAGACATGGCAAAAGCATATGCAAGATATGGTGCAGACATCGTCGTTACCGGAAGAAGAGTCGAAAGATTAGAAAAAGTAGTTGAAGAAATCAAAGAAATCGGAGTTGACTGCATAGGTGTAGCTTGTGATGTAACAGACACCGAAAGTGTAGAAAACTGTGTAAAAGAAATCATGGACCACTATGGAAGAATAGACATTCTCCACAACAACGCAGGATACGGAGCAACCAAAGAAGCAGAATTATTAACTGACGAAGAATGGAACATGACTGTAGATGTAGATCTTACAGGAACATTCAAAATGTCCAGAGCAGTAGCACGTGAAGCAATGATACCACAAAAATACGGAAGAATCATCAACACAGCATCAATGTTCGGTTTAGTCGGAACCATGGCAACACCAACATCCCCATATGCAGCAGCAAAAGGTGGAGTAGTAAACCTCACAAGACAATTAGCAGCAGAATGGGCAAAATACAACATTACAGTAAACGCAATCTGTCCTGGTACATTCCCAACAGAGCTCACACGTGAAACAATCGACAATGATGAATACAAAGCATACACTAAAACTGTAGTTCCTGTAGGAAGATCTGGTGTCGACGGGGAATTAGACTCAACAGTAGTATACCTTGCATCCCCTAAATCCAGTTACGTAACTGGTCAGGCAATCGCTGTTGACGGTGGATACACCTGTATTTAA
- the mcm gene encoding minichromosome maintenance protein MCM: MNSTAKTQTSTAKFEEFFATSYKDDVFKILEKYPDERSLTVNYQSLEIFDPELADLLIEKPEEVIQAAQIAIKNIDPLVKDADINIRFEHLSNIIPLKDLLSKYIGTFVSADGIVRKTDEIRPRIETGVFECRGCMRLHEVEQTSSNTIIEPSLCSECGGRSFRLLQEESKYIDTQTARMQEPLENLSGGTEPKQMLMILEDDLVDELNPGDKVRITGTLKTFREERSGKFKNYIYVNHIEPLEQEFEELQLSEEDEEKIIELSQDPHIYDKIIKSTAPSIRGYRDVKEAIALQLFGGAAKQLEDETKLRGDIHILIVGDPGIGKSQILKYVSRLAPRSIYTSGKGTSGAGLTAAAVRDELGGWSLEAGALVLGDQGNVCVDELDKMRSEDRSALHEALEQQTVSIAKAGIMATLNSRCSVLAAANPKFGRFDRYKVLAEQIDLPAPIISRFDLIFVIEDKPSREGDAKLAEHILKIHKENTVDYEIEPELLRKYIAYARKNVNPQLTDEANQILQEFYVNTRNSNPEEQGAVPITARQLEAIIRLSEASAKIKLKEFVEKEDAEKAVRLQMACLKEVGVDPETGEIDADIVSGGTPKSDRDKIQRVTEEIKLLEEEFAGDAPLNVLLSNMSDKYGVSEDKTEQIVRNLIQKGVIYQPTTGYFRRVV, encoded by the coding sequence ATGAACTCTACAGCTAAAACACAAACATCAACTGCAAAATTTGAAGAATTTTTTGCGACATCTTACAAGGATGATGTATTTAAAATACTTGAAAAATACCCTGATGAGAGATCACTTACCGTAAACTATCAATCATTAGAAATATTTGATCCAGAACTTGCAGATTTGTTAATTGAAAAACCTGAAGAGGTTATTCAAGCAGCACAAATTGCTATTAAAAACATCGACCCGTTAGTAAAAGATGCAGATATAAATATTCGTTTTGAACATTTAAGCAACATAATTCCATTAAAAGATTTATTAAGTAAATATATTGGAACATTTGTATCAGCAGATGGAATTGTAAGAAAAACAGATGAAATAAGACCTCGTATTGAAACTGGTGTTTTTGAATGTAGAGGATGTATGAGATTACATGAGGTCGAACAAACATCATCAAATACAATTATAGAACCTTCCTTGTGTAGTGAATGTGGTGGAAGGTCATTCAGATTGCTTCAGGAAGAATCCAAATACATTGACACTCAAACTGCAAGGATGCAGGAACCTTTAGAGAATCTCTCCGGAGGAACTGAACCTAAGCAGATGCTTATGATTCTGGAAGACGATTTGGTTGATGAATTGAATCCTGGAGATAAGGTAAGAATAACCGGTACATTAAAGACATTCAGAGAAGAAAGAAGTGGAAAATTCAAAAATTACATTTATGTTAATCACATCGAACCTTTAGAACAGGAATTTGAGGAATTACAACTTTCAGAAGAGGATGAAGAAAAGATTATTGAATTGTCACAAGACCCTCACATTTACGATAAAATTATCAAATCAACTGCCCCATCAATTAGAGGATACAGAGACGTTAAAGAAGCTATTGCACTTCAGTTATTTGGAGGAGCGGCCAAACAGCTTGAAGATGAAACCAAATTGAGAGGAGATATCCATATTCTTATTGTTGGAGACCCAGGTATTGGTAAATCCCAAATATTAAAATATGTATCCAGACTTGCTCCAAGAAGTATTTATACAAGTGGTAAAGGTACCAGTGGTGCGGGTTTAACTGCAGCGGCAGTTAGAGACGAGCTTGGCGGATGGTCACTGGAAGCAGGTGCATTGGTACTTGGGGACCAGGGTAACGTATGTGTTGACGAACTGGACAAGATGAGGTCAGAAGACCGTTCAGCACTCCACGAAGCATTGGAACAACAAACTGTAAGTATTGCAAAAGCAGGAATTATGGCAACATTGAACTCAAGGTGTTCTGTTCTTGCAGCTGCAAACCCTAAGTTTGGAAGATTTGACAGATACAAAGTACTTGCAGAGCAAATTGACTTGCCTGCTCCTATTATTTCCCGTTTCGATTTGATTTTTGTTATTGAAGATAAACCAAGCAGAGAAGGAGATGCAAAATTAGCAGAGCATATTCTAAAGATACACAAAGAGAATACTGTTGATTATGAAATTGAACCTGAACTGCTTAGAAAATATATTGCTTATGCCCGTAAAAATGTCAATCCTCAATTAACCGATGAAGCAAATCAAATCTTGCAAGAATTCTATGTAAATACAAGAAACAGCAATCCCGAAGAACAGGGAGCAGTTCCAATTACTGCAAGACAGCTTGAAGCTATCATTCGTTTATCTGAAGCAAGTGCTAAGATTAAACTTAAAGAATTCGTTGAAAAGGAAGATGCTGAAAAAGCTGTAAGACTGCAAATGGCATGTCTTAAGGAAGTTGGTGTTGATCCTGAAACCGGTGAAATTGATGCAGATATCGTTAGTGGAGGAACACCAAAATCAGATAGGGACAAAATCCAAAGAGTGACTGAAGAAATCAAACTCCTTGAAGAAGAATTTGCAGGTGATGCACCATTGAACGTTTTACTTTCAAACATGAGCGACAAATATGGTGTCAGTGAGGATAAAACCGAACAAATCGTAAGAAACCTTATTCAAAAAGGAGTTATTTATCAACCGACAACCGGATACTTTAGACGCGTAGTCTAA
- a CDS encoding DUF5518 domain-containing protein: protein MTKWSAVFIGFILAVIVKSFFAQYEFIGLLIVGFITGYIAHSGALGGLWNAAVAGALGTIISAILFVLVATFGGSLFGIFGGLTGFTISGIASIFTVIGYLIYYAIVMGITGAFGGAIASKD, encoded by the coding sequence ATGACAAAATGGAGTGCAGTTTTTATTGGTTTCATTTTAGCAGTTATCGTAAAATCATTTTTTGCACAATATGAATTTATTGGATTGTTAATTGTTGGTTTTATTACAGGCTACATTGCCCATAGCGGAGCATTGGGAGGTCTGTGGAATGCTGCCGTTGCAGGAGCATTAGGAACAATTATCTCTGCAATATTATTTGTTTTGGTTGCAACTTTCGGAGGAAGCCTATTTGGCATCTTTGGCGGATTAACAGGATTTACCATCTCTGGAATTGCAAGCATTTTTACAGTAATTGGATATTTAATATATTATGCGATTGTTATGGGAATTACAGGAGCATTTGGAGGAGCAATAGCTTCTAAAGATTAA
- a CDS encoding ATP-dependent helicase, protein MIEEQTKEYSKKQIFKILHPWVRKWFDTQFSDFTPAQKKSIIDIHKNNNILISSPTGSGKTLTAFLSVISELTTLAEKEELEDKVYCIYISPLKALDNDIEKNLDEPLNGIEKIAGRKLGIRKAVRTGDTSQYQRQKMLKKPPHILITTPETLSILLVAPKFREKLSHVKYVIIDEIHSLAENKRGVHLSLSLERLQHMIGQYTRIGLSATVSPIEEVAKFLVGYEYGVERNCKIVNINYLKELDMEVMCPVSDIVLADEEDTRLGMYDLLDDLIQENKTTLIFTNTRSGTERFVYNLKKMYPMNYNNSNIMAHHSSLSKEVRLETENKLKEGKLKAVVSSTSLELGIDIGYIDLVVLINSPKSVARALQRIGRSGHRLHEKSKGRIIVTDRDDLVECSVLLKNAKEGKIDKINIPTNCLDVLAQHIYGMSIENPWDIDYAYDVIRKSYCYKDLTRDDYEDVLSYMAGEYPELEERYVYAKIWIDYKENTFGKRGKLARMLYSTNIGTIPDSSGVLVKCDGETVGKIEESFMERLKKGDTFVLGGRTYRFNYGKGMTINVTPASGPPTIPSWFSQQLPLSFDLAMDIQKFRSFMESKFEYRRSKEEIMEFIYDYLYVDDFAANSIYEYFVEQYKYAKIPSNRCLLIEYYKGFGGRKFVIFHSLFGRKVNDALSRAVAYVVAQRYNTNITISISDNGFYLSSDGTIGGLESFRQLTPENFERILSNSLNKTETLASRFRHCAGRSLMTLRRYKGESKSVGRQQVRGKILLKFVQEMDDNFSILKEARREAMEDYMDIKNALKVINMIDSGEIEIKTIDTVIPSPFAFNLVSQGYLDVLNQNDKGEFTKRMHQAILEQIKDKLKDIY, encoded by the coding sequence ATGATTGAAGAACAAACTAAAGAGTATAGCAAAAAGCAAATCTTTAAGATATTGCATCCATGGGTCAGAAAATGGTTTGACACACAATTCAGTGATTTCACACCTGCCCAGAAAAAATCAATCATTGACATTCACAAAAACAACAATATTTTAATTTCATCACCAACCGGTTCAGGTAAGACATTGACAGCATTCCTGTCAGTAATCAGCGAATTGACAACACTTGCTGAAAAAGAGGAACTGGAGGATAAGGTTTACTGCATTTACATTTCACCCCTGAAAGCATTGGACAATGATATTGAAAAGAATCTAGATGAACCTTTAAATGGTATTGAAAAGATAGCAGGCAGGAAACTTGGAATCAGAAAAGCCGTAAGAACCGGAGACACCTCACAGTACCAAAGACAGAAGATGCTTAAAAAACCGCCACATATCCTGATTACAACTCCTGAGACATTATCCATTTTACTTGTGGCTCCGAAATTCAGAGAAAAGCTGAGTCATGTGAAATATGTCATCATTGATGAAATTCACTCACTAGCTGAAAACAAAAGAGGAGTTCATTTAAGCCTATCCCTTGAGCGATTGCAGCACATGATTGGCCAATATACAAGAATAGGATTATCTGCAACCGTCAGTCCTATTGAGGAAGTTGCGAAATTCCTGGTCGGTTATGAATATGGTGTTGAGAGGAACTGTAAGATTGTCAACATAAATTATCTAAAGGAACTGGATATGGAAGTGATGTGTCCTGTAAGCGATATTGTACTAGCTGATGAGGAGGACACTCGCCTGGGAATGTATGACCTGCTGGATGATTTGATACAGGAAAACAAGACAACACTGATATTTACAAATACCCGTAGCGGAACAGAACGTTTTGTTTACAACTTAAAGAAAATGTATCCGATGAACTATAATAACTCCAATATCATGGCCCACCATTCCTCACTTTCAAAGGAAGTTCGTCTTGAAACAGAAAACAAGTTAAAGGAAGGGAAACTGAAGGCAGTTGTTTCATCAACATCTCTTGAACTTGGAATAGATATAGGTTATATTGACCTGGTAGTTTTGATAAATTCACCCAAATCCGTTGCAAGGGCACTTCAAAGAATCGGTAGAAGCGGACACAGGCTGCATGAAAAGTCAAAAGGAAGAATCATTGTAACTGACCGTGATGATTTGGTTGAGTGTTCAGTTCTGCTTAAAAATGCAAAGGAAGGAAAAATTGATAAAATCAACATTCCAACCAATTGTCTGGATGTTCTGGCACAGCACATTTATGGAATGAGCATTGAAAATCCATGGGATATAGACTATGCATATGACGTGATTCGCAAAAGCTACTGCTATAAAGATCTCACAAGAGATGATTATGAGGACGTGTTAAGTTATATGGCAGGAGAATATCCTGAACTTGAAGAGCGTTACGTTTACGCTAAGATTTGGATTGATTATAAAGAAAACACTTTCGGAAAACGTGGAAAACTGGCCAGAATGTTATACTCCACCAATATCGGAACCATACCTGACTCTTCAGGAGTTCTTGTCAAATGCGATGGTGAAACCGTCGGTAAAATTGAAGAGTCATTCATGGAGAGACTGAAAAAAGGAGATACCTTTGTTCTAGGTGGAAGAACCTATCGCTTCAACTACGGCAAGGGAATGACAATAAATGTAACTCCTGCAAGTGGCCCACCGACAATACCATCATGGTTTTCACAGCAGCTACCATTATCATTTGATCTTGCAATGGATATTCAGAAGTTCAGGTCATTTATGGAATCAAAATTTGAATATAGACGAAGCAAGGAAGAGATTATGGAATTCATTTATGATTACCTGTATGTTGATGACTTTGCAGCAAATTCAATCTATGAATATTTTGTTGAGCAATACAAATATGCCAAAATCCCTTCAAACAGATGTTTGCTCATTGAATACTATAAGGGCTTTGGCGGAAGGAAATTCGTAATATTCCATTCATTATTTGGTCGCAAGGTCAATGATGCCCTGTCCCGTGCCGTTGCTTATGTTGTTGCTCAAAGATACAATACGAATATTACAATATCCATTTCAGACAATGGATTCTATTTAAGCTCAGATGGTACAATTGGAGGTTTGGAATCATTTAGACAATTGACCCCTGAGAATTTTGAAAGAATTTTATCAAATTCCCTGAATAAAACAGAAACATTGGCTTCAAGGTTCCGTCATTGTGCAGGAAGGTCATTGATGACACTCAGGCGATACAAAGGCGAATCAAAATCAGTTGGAAGACAGCAGGTAAGAGGCAAGATTTTACTTAAGTTCGTTCAGGAAATGGATGATAATTTCTCAATTTTAAAGGAAGCTAGAAGAGAAGCAATGGAAGATTATATGGACATCAAGAATGCATTAAAAGTAATCAATATGATTGACAGTGGAGAAATAGAAATAAAAACAATAGATACCGTCATACCAAGTCCCTTTGCATTCAATCTGGTTTCACAAGGCTATCTTGATGTATTAAACCAAAATGACAAAGGCGAATTTACCAAAAGAATGCATCAGGCCATACTTGAACAGATTAAAGACAAATTAAAAGACATTTACTAA
- a CDS encoding carbon-nitrogen hydrolase family protein gives MTKIKLALCQMNVVDDKKANLKKASQMIAESVEKNADFIILPEMFNCPYSNDKFIEYCEEEHDSYTLNEISKLASDNNVYILAGSIPERKSDKLYNTSYLFDKTGYVIAKHRKMHLFDIDVKDKITFKESDVLTAGDEFTIAETEFGKIGIGICYDVRFVELARIMVENGALILCYPGAFNQTTGPAHWELLFRSRALDNQVFCVGVAPALNKDATYHSYGHSIVTNPWGEVLTQAREKEELIICDIDLNEIKKVREELPILKNKREDLYRVLF, from the coding sequence ATGACAAAAATTAAACTTGCTCTTTGTCAGATGAATGTTGTTGACGACAAAAAAGCAAATCTTAAAAAAGCTAGTCAGATGATAGCCGAAAGTGTTGAAAAAAATGCTGATTTTATAATTTTACCTGAAATGTTTAATTGCCCATACTCCAATGATAAATTCATTGAATATTGTGAAGAAGAGCATGACAGTTACACTTTAAATGAAATTTCCAAGCTAGCTAGTGACAATAATGTTTATATTTTAGCAGGATCAATTCCTGAAAGGAAATCGGATAAGTTATACAATACCAGTTATCTATTTGATAAAACCGGCTACGTAATTGCAAAACATAGAAAAATGCACCTTTTTGACATTGATGTTAAAGATAAGATTACCTTTAAGGAATCAGATGTTTTGACTGCTGGTGATGAGTTTACAATTGCTGAAACTGAATTTGGAAAAATAGGCATTGGAATATGCTATGATGTTCGATTTGTCGAACTTGCAAGAATAATGGTTGAAAATGGAGCTTTAATTTTGTGTTATCCTGGAGCGTTTAATCAAACCACAGGACCGGCACATTGGGAGCTGCTATTCCGTTCAAGAGCGCTTGACAATCAAGTCTTCTGCGTGGGCGTTGCACCAGCATTAAATAAAGATGCAACATATCACAGTTATGGACATTCAATTGTCACTAATCCGTGGGGAGAAGTTTTAACCCAAGCCAGGGAAAAAGAGGAATTGATTATTTGCGACATTGATTTAAATGAAATAAAAAAAGTTAGAGAGGAACTTCCTATTTTAAAAAACAAAAGGGAAGACCTCTACAGAGTACTATTTTAA
- a CDS encoding RlmE family RNA methyltransferase — translation MGSKWQMEKHNDPYYKKAKKEDYRSRASYKLKQLDKKYKLIKQGNTVVDLGAAPGGWSQVALEKVGEEGIVVGVDLNRFKKFHEENYFGLRGDFTTPEVQQKIMDLIGGKAKVVMSDASPSLCGIKNIDQLRSIDLTYAVIGIAENILEPKGNLIMKVFQGPEYKEMLDSLKGKFRHVRTTKPASSRKKSSEMYVVGLEYMPNKKKRKRK, via the coding sequence ATGGGAAGCAAATGGCAGATGGAAAAACACAATGACCCCTATTATAAAAAGGCTAAAAAGGAAGATTACCGTTCAAGAGCATCATATAAACTCAAACAACTTGATAAAAAGTATAAATTAATCAAACAAGGAAATACTGTAGTGGACCTTGGAGCAGCTCCAGGAGGCTGGTCACAAGTGGCTTTAGAAAAAGTTGGTGAAGAAGGTATCGTTGTTGGCGTTGACTTGAACAGATTCAAAAAATTCCATGAAGAAAACTATTTTGGATTAAGAGGAGACTTTACAACTCCTGAAGTTCAGCAGAAAATAATGGACCTCATCGGAGGAAAAGCAAAAGTCGTAATGTCTGATGCATCACCGTCATTATGCGGGATTAAAAATATTGATCAACTCAGATCAATCGATTTGACCTATGCAGTTATTGGAATAGCTGAAAACATCTTGGAGCCAAAAGGAAATTTGATTATGAAAGTATTTCAAGGCCCTGAGTATAAGGAAATGTTGGATTCACTTAAAGGCAAATTTAGACATGTGAGGACAACAAAACCTGCTTCTTCACGTAAAAAAAGTTCTGAAATGTATGTTGTTGGTCTGGAATATATGCCTAACAAAAAAAAGAGAAAAAGAAAATAA
- a CDS encoding formate--phosphoribosylaminoimidazolecarboxamide ligase, with the protein MGEVKKEDILEILAKYDKSEITIATLGSHTSLHILQGAKEEGFRTAIVCQKGREVPYQRFGVADEYIIVDEFKDIVNEDVQQKLRDMNAIVVPHGSFVAYAGLDNVEDKFNVPMFGNRDVLRWEAERDKERALLVEGDVRIPFKYDGPEEIDRPVMVKFPGARGGRGYFVASSTEEFNSKIEAMKARGWLEDSDVEAAHIEEYVSGCNYCIHYFYSALDDTVELMGMDTRYESSIDGFVRMPAKDQLDIDLSPSYVVTGNHPAVIRESLLPQVFDIADKLTESAKKLVAPGLNGPFCMQTLVNDNLEVICFEISARTDGGTNTFMDGSPYSYLTYGKPMSMGRRIALEIKRGIERDELEKIIT; encoded by the coding sequence ATGGGAGAAGTTAAAAAGGAAGATATTTTAGAAATTTTGGCTAAATATGACAAAAGTGAAATTACAATAGCTACTCTCGGAAGCCACACATCTTTACATATTTTGCAAGGTGCAAAAGAAGAAGGATTTAGAACAGCTATTGTATGTCAAAAAGGAAGAGAAGTTCCATATCAACGTTTCGGAGTTGCTGATGAATATATAATCGTTGATGAATTCAAAGACATCGTAAATGAAGATGTACAACAAAAACTCAGAGACATGAATGCTATTGTTGTTCCTCATGGATCTTTTGTCGCATATGCTGGTCTTGACAATGTTGAAGACAAGTTTAATGTTCCAATGTTTGGAAACAGGGATGTGCTTAGATGGGAGGCTGAAAGAGACAAAGAAAGAGCATTGCTTGTTGAAGGTGATGTCAGAATACCTTTCAAATATGATGGTCCTGAAGAAATCGACAGACCTGTAATGGTTAAATTCCCAGGTGCAAGAGGTGGAAGAGGTTATTTTGTAGCATCTTCAACTGAAGAATTCAATTCAAAAATCGAAGCTATGAAAGCAAGGGGATGGTTAGAAGACAGTGATGTAGAAGCAGCTCACATTGAAGAGTATGTTTCAGGTTGTAATTATTGTATACACTATTTCTACTCAGCACTTGATGATACAGTTGAATTAATGGGTATGGATACAAGATATGAATCAAGTATTGACGGTTTTGTAAGAATGCCTGCAAAAGACCAATTGGACATTGATTTAAGCCCATCTTATGTTGTAACCGGTAACCACCCTGCTGTAATTCGTGAATCATTACTTCCACAAGTATTTGACATTGCAGACAAGTTAACAGAAAGTGCTAAAAAATTAGTTGCTCCAGGATTGAACGGACCATTCTGTATGCAAACATTAGTAAATGATAATCTTGAAGTAATCTGTTTTGAAATCAGTGCCAGAACTGATGGTGGAACCAACACTTTCATGGACGGATCTCCTTACTCATACTTAACCTATGGTAAACCAATGAGTATGGGTAGAAGAATTGCTCTTGAAATAAAAAGAGGAATAGAAAGAGATGAACTAGAAAAAATAATAACATAG